One Notolabrus celidotus isolate fNotCel1 chromosome 18, fNotCel1.pri, whole genome shotgun sequence DNA window includes the following coding sequences:
- the LOC117830478 gene encoding homeodomain-interacting protein kinase 3-like — MYLFSTEQHSECQRLHSPQVSILEAISVLHPDKVNVVKFFEMFKDMVWTCLVFEMLDMHLYDLIEERDGKPLCLQEIRPIAQQLLVALDALKSLGIIHTDIKPDNIMMVHKQSQTLRVKLIDFGEAMLASKAEPTMEAQPIGYRSPEIALGLPFHEAIDVWGVGCILAFLYLADHLFQVHCEYQTMKSMVEVLGQPRDCLLNAGLLTKLFFCEKESSWRLLRPVEYRLVSGMYAEEHINRIEQPTSLDDLFYPRETAAEYVDRKAFVDLLKKLLHLEGDLRISPHQALQHPFITTSHLVEQCHSKAYLTTAQSMMDLLEDSADRVNTPAALKPDQGSATGSCSPSDDGSANGTFKGTTDPVSFVDGPESDTSDQGVYSDDDDDDLAPEEVLSLLPFDKDQAARTDDEEIQPHKDTVSFENDPTLGSSCEEDSAMWSSDDDLTWVTYDEDLAMWSSVEDLTSVTYDEDLAMWSSDDDDVSSLSSEDLASLSSHIDGPPPSLLSSDGASSRDSWSASSASSGRKRKTGKRIQRFFRRVTEAFCCCCCVED; from the exons atgtatttattttctacagagcaGCACAGTGAGTGTCAACGTCTCCACTCTCCACAGGTGTCAATACTGGAGGCCATCTCTGTGCTCCACCCTGACAAGGTTAATGTGGTGAAGTTCTTCGAGATGTTCAAAGATATGGTGTGGACATgtcttgtgtttgaaatgttggaCATGCATCTCTACGACCTGATTGAAGAACGAGATGGAAAACCACTGTGTCTCCAGGAGATACGGCCCATAGCACAGCAG ctgctggttGCCTTGGATGCCCTAAAGAGTCTTGGGATCATCCACACTGACATCAAGCCTGACAATATAATGATGGTCCACAAGCAGAGCCAGACCCTCAGGGTGAAACTTATAGACtttggtgaagccatgctgGCCTCCAAAGCGGAGCCTACGATGGAAGCTCAACCAATCGGATACAG GTCTCCAGAAATTGCCCTCGGCCTGCCTTTCCATGAGGCTATAGATGTGTGGGGGGTCGGCTGCATCCTGGCCTTCCTCTACCTGGCTGATCACCTCTTCCAGGTGCACTGCGAATATCAAACG ATGAAGAGCATGGTGGAGGTCCTGGGCCAGCCGAGGGACTGTCTGCTGAATGCTGGACTCCTCACAAAGTTGTTCTTCTGTGAGAAGGAGAGTTCCTGGAGGCTCCTG AGACCTGTAGAGTACAGACTCGTCAGTGGGATGTACGCAGAGGAGCACATCAACAGAATTGAGCAGCCCACGTCTCTGGATGATCTG TTCTACCCCAGAGAAACGGCTGCTGAGTATGTGGACAGGAAGGCTTTTGTGGACCTCCTTAAAAAGCTGCTGCATCTTGAAGGGGATCTGAGGATCTCTCCCCATCAAGCTCTGCAGCACCCTTTCATAACAACGTCCCACCTGGTGGAGCAGTGCCACAGCAAAGCATA TCTGACCACCGCCCAGTCCATGATGGACCTTTTGGAGGACTCAGCAGACCGAGTGAACACCCCTGCAGCCCTCAAACCTGATCAAGGCTCGGCCACCGGATCCTGCAGTCCCAGTGATGATGGGTCAGCCAATGGGACCTTTAAGGGAACCACAGACCCTGTCTCCTTTGTGGATGGTCCAGAGTCAGATACATCAGATCAAGGCGTGtactctgatgatgatgatgatgatttggcTCCTGAGGAAGTTCTGTCTTTACTCCCTTTTGATAAAGATCAAGCTGCCCGCACTGATGATGAGGAAATACAGCCTCACAAAGACACAGTCTCCTTTGAAAACGATCCCACTTTGGGGTCCTCCTGTGAAGAAGATTCAGCTATGTGGTCTTCTGATGACGATTTGACCTGGGTCACCTATGATGAAGATCTAGCTATGTGGTCTTCTGTTGAAGACTTGACCTCCGTCACCTATGATGAAGACCTGGCTATGTGGTcttctgatgatgatgacgtgTCTTCCCTCTCCAGTGAAGATTTAGCCTCCTTGTCTTCCCACATTGATGGACCACCTCCCAGCCTCCTTTCATCGGATGGAGCCTCCTCCAGAGACTCCTGGTCTGCATCCTCGGCCTCCTCTGGTCGAAAGAGAAAAACTGGGAAGCGGATTCAGAGATTCTTCAGGCGTGTCACTGAAGCcttctgttgttgctgctgtgtggAGGACTGA